The sequence below is a genomic window from Flavobacterium sediminilitoris.
AAGAACCCCATCCCTTTAAATCTTTCTGTTCTAAAGATCCTTGAAGACCATGTTTGTTACATGTATCAACCTCCATCCATTTACCAACTGTAAATTCTATTTTCTTAGCGTCATCATTGTTAGAATGAGGAACTTCAATGACCATTTGTTTGTAGCCTTTTTCAGGTTTTGGATAAATAGACAAGTCAACTTTAGAAACGGATGATTGCCCTATAACGGATATACTACTTAAACATAAAAATACGATAAAAAAGAAACTGATTTGTTTGTGTGCTTTCATAATTATTTTTTTATGACTGATTTCAATATTTGTGCCAGAAATTATTATACTTGAAAATATGATGTATTTTTTAACAAGAATCTAAATCTAATTAGTTGATAAAATTATCCGTTTTATTTGGTTCTGAAATTAGTTTTATGCAATCCTTAACATTGTGAAGATTATGAACACTGTTAAGTTGCTTCTACGGAGTTTTAAACTTAAAAAATGTTTTTAAAATTAAATAAAAACTAATAGTATATAAGTAGTTGGTTGTTATCGTATAAATAAAAAGCTATATGGCAGTATTTCTTGCCATATAGCTTTAAGTGACCATGATGGGATTCGAACCCATACGTCTTGCGACACCACCCCCTCAAGATGGCGAGTCTACCAATTCCTCCACATGGCCATAAATAAAAAAAAGTTAAGCATTTTTTGCTTAACTTTTTCTGTGACCTGGCTGGGGCTCGAACCCAGGACCCCATCATTAAAAGTGATGTGCTCTACCAACTGAGCTACCAAGTCTATGCTTGAAGTGTTAAAAAAATTGTGACCTGGCTGGGGCTCGAACCCAGGACCCCATCATTAAAAGTGATGTGCTCTACCAACTGAGCTACCAAGTCATTTATTTCCTTCAATGCGGGTGCAAATATAAGGGGTATATTTTATTTTCCAAGGATTTTTTTGCATAAATTTACATTTTTTTTAAAAATATATTTTAACTCCTTAGTTTTTAGACAATTATTTATATTATGAAAATCGTTTTAATTGGTTACATGGGATCAGGTAAATCTACAATTGGTAAAGAAGTTGCTAAAAATGTAGGAATTCCCTTTTATGATCTTGATAAAATAATAGAAGATAGAGAAGAAGATACTGTGAAAAATATTTTTAAAAGAAAAGGAGAAATCTATTTTAGAAAGAAAGAGAGTATGGTTTTTAGAGATTTTATACAGAATAATGATACGTTTATTTTGGCACTTGGTGGAGGAACTCCATGCTATGCAAATAATCATGAAGTTTTAAAAAATGAAGATATAGTATCATTTTACTTAAAAGGGTCTATTAAAACGCTTTCAAATAGGCTTGAAGACGAAAAAAAGAATAGACCCTTAATAGCTAGTTTGTCAAAAGATGAATTAGATGATTACATACGAAAGCATCTGTTTGATAGAAGCTATTATTATTTGCAATCAAAGTATATAATATCTATTGATGAAAAATCTATAGAAGAAATTACAAATGAAATAATCTTGAGATTAACTTAAATATACATAGCTATTGTCTTTTTCAAAAACAACTTGAATGTGTTCTTGTAAAGATGTAGAAAGAGACAATCCTTTAAAATCGGCTTTTACAGGATATTTTTTGTGATTTCTATCAACTAACACTGCGGTTTTAAATTTACTTAAAGGAACTTCTAAAAAGTGCTTTACTCCGTAAATTAAGGTTGTGCCAGAATTCAATACATCATCTACAAGAATTAAGCCTTTGTTTTGATATAATTCACTCGAAATTGAAGTAGTAATTTTTTCTTGTGGATTCTGTTTGTTAATGTTCACTTCGCAAAGTGTTATTTCTAAATCTGAAATTATTCTTAATTCTTCACAAATTTTTTCAGCTAAAACATATCCGCTTTTTGAAATTCCAGCTATAATAATTTCTTTTTCATTAACAAAAGTTTCAAATATTTGATAGCTAATCCTTTTTATCTTATGCTGGATTTCTTGGTGATTTAAAATGATATTTTGCATATTATTGTATTGTTTTTATAATTAAATAAGAAAGGGCTATTTGAAAATATACTTTTTTCAATGATGTTTTATTCAAAATCAGTTGAAGAATCATTTTCAGTTGTATAATCATCAATATCTCTTCTGTCTTTTTTCGTAGGTCTTCCTTCTCCTTTAGCTCTGTAATATTCTTTACTTAATTTAAGTAATTCTAAATGAGCAAAAGCTTCATCTGGAGTGGTGTCTTTTCTGTAAATATCAACAAGTTTTGCTCCAACTCTGCTAGGAGGAATATCTAAAATAGTTAATTGATAATTAATCTGATCTTTTCTTAATACAATTTTGTCTGTTGGATATACTTCTCTTGAGGCTTTTGCAACTTGCCCATTTACGGTTACATGTCCTTTTTTTATAGCTTCTGATGCAATGTTTCTAGTTTTAAAATAACGGGTGCACCATAAAAATTTGTCTACTCTCATTTTTAATCAAAAATCATTGTTAATTTTTATACAAAAATAAAGTAAAATTGTATCTTGCAACACAAAATTTATGAAAAT
It includes:
- a CDS encoding shikimate kinase, whose amino-acid sequence is MKIVLIGYMGSGKSTIGKEVAKNVGIPFYDLDKIIEDREEDTVKNIFKRKGEIYFRKKESMVFRDFIQNNDTFILALGGGTPCYANNHEVLKNEDIVSFYLKGSIKTLSNRLEDEKKNRPLIASLSKDELDDYIRKHLFDRSYYYLQSKYIISIDEKSIEEITNEIILRLT
- a CDS encoding RNA-binding S4 domain-containing protein, which codes for MRVDKFLWCTRYFKTRNIASEAIKKGHVTVNGQVAKASREVYPTDKIVLRKDQINYQLTILDIPPSRVGAKLVDIYRKDTTPDEAFAHLELLKLSKEYYRAKGEGRPTKKDRRDIDDYTTENDSSTDFE
- a CDS encoding phosphoribosyltransferase family protein yields the protein MQNIILNHQEIQHKIKRISYQIFETFVNEKEIIIAGISKSGYVLAEKICEELRIISDLEITLCEVNINKQNPQEKITTSISSELYQNKGLILVDDVLNSGTTLIYGVKHFLEVPLSKFKTAVLVDRNHKKYPVKADFKGLSLSTSLQEHIQVVFEKDNSYVYLS
- a CDS encoding ecotin; this encodes MKAHKQISFFFIVFLCLSSISVIGQSSVSKVDLSIYPKPEKGYKQMVIEVPHSNNDDAKKIEFTVGKWMEVDTCNKHGLQGSLEQKDLKGWGSYYVFKSNGNSISTQMACLDSNKVDRFITAPPQITRYNGRSPIVIYVPEGFDVQFKIYKAEADIYQASEVIRK